A region from the Hydra vulgaris chromosome 08, alternate assembly HydraT2T_AEP genome encodes:
- the LOC136082980 gene encoding TNF receptor-associated factor 4-like, whose protein sequence is MANHVTDCLSHLEERFIIKATENINETIKSNTNVFNKIINNCMLSLSNSNKQIARLSSLVTCKNKEFENHVKSSTEYLTNLINEKNEEIANLKSLVCDMKISKENFPITDNQIIKCDQMDLRLLSNEPFYSDPAYTTDGYFYRIKMYGYKIAEKKMAIYFQLLQSPHDHVLKWPFKRRVIVTLRNNVHEMKKEISFGNYNQGQLENAGYCRYFYQPVHEYNPAIGYTEFINHEHLKNFIVNNMLFINVSIENHI, encoded by the coding sequence ATGGCAAACCATGTCACAGATTGTTTATCACATttagaagaaagatttataataaaggcaactgaaaatataaacgaaaccataaaatcaaatacaaatgtctttaacaaaataatcaataacTGTATGCTTTCACTTTCCAATTCAAACAAACAAATTGCTCGACTGTCAAGTTTGGTCACTtgcaaaaataaagaatttgaaaatcATGTCAAAAGCTCAACAGAATACTTGACAAATTTGATAAacgaaaaaaatgaagaaattgcaaatttaaaatctcTTGTTTGCGAtatgaaaatatcaaaagaaaattttccaaTCACTGATAATCAAATTATCAAATGTGACCAAATGGATCTCAGATTACTGTCCAATGAACCGTTTTATTCCGACCCTGCTTACACCACAGACGGTTATTTTTATCGAATAAAAATGTATGGGTAcaaaattgctgaaaaaaaaatggcCATTTACTTTCAACTTTTGCAATCTCCACATGATCACGTTTTAAAATGGCCGTTTAAAAGAAGAGTTATTGTTACTCTGCGAAATAATGTTCACGAAATGaaaaaggaaatatcatttGGTAATTATAACCAAGGTCAACTTGAAAATGCCGGATATTGTCGATACTTTTACCAACCTGTTCATGAATATAATCCGGCTATCGGATATACAGAATTTATAAATCACgaacatttgaaaaattttattgtaaacaacaTGCTGTTTATTAATGTGTCTATTGAAAatcacatttaa